A part of Methanobacterium sp. genomic DNA contains:
- a CDS encoding EMC3/TMCO1 family protein, whose product MVFESILGGIFGALDGLFNPFIQSIGPMLSITIIAIIIAFAITVANKYLIDQDRLQYLQKEMKDYQQEMMQARKSNDPKALAKIQEKQAEFMEIQKEMMTNSFKPMIVTFIPILLVFWWISANSFLSQLVVKLPALAYYLLLVPLFHLIYAPAPGAPEMSITWLGWYILCSFAFSLIFRKLLGVKTGGA is encoded by the coding sequence ATGGTATTCGAATCAATATTGGGTGGAATATTTGGGGCGTTGGATGGCCTATTTAATCCATTTATTCAATCAATAGGTCCAATGCTTTCTATAACAATAATAGCAATCATAATAGCCTTTGCAATCACTGTTGCAAATAAATATCTTATTGATCAGGATAGGCTCCAATATCTCCAGAAAGAAATGAAGGATTATCAGCAGGAGATGATGCAGGCTAGAAAATCAAATGATCCAAAAGCACTGGCCAAAATACAGGAAAAACAGGCAGAATTCATGGAAATTCAAAAGGAAATGATGACCAATTCATTCAAGCCAATGATAGTGACATTCATTCCTATACTTCTTGTATTCTGGTGGATATCAGCTAATTCATTTTTAAGCCAGTTAGTAGTAAAATTACCAGCATTAGCTTACTATCTGCTTTTAGTTCCTCTGTTCCATCTGATTTATGCTCCAGCACCAGGAGCTCCTGAAATGTCCATCACATGGTTAGGATGGTACATATTATGTTCATTCGCATTTTCATTAATATTCCGGAAGTTACTGGGAGTTAAAACCGGAGGAGCGTAG
- a CDS encoding 50S ribosomal protein L34e gives MPQLRYRSRSYRRIFKKTPGGKTVLRYKKKKPSKHVCAECGKLLHGVPRGRPYQIRKLSKSKKRPNRPYGGYLCHECARKMFKIEAREG, from the coding sequence ATGCCTCAATTAAGATACAGATCTAGATCATACAGAAGAATATTCAAAAAAACCCCTGGAGGAAAAACAGTATTACGCTACAAGAAGAAAAAGCCAAGCAAGCATGTTTGCGCTGAATGCGGCAAACTCCTTCATGGAGTTCCAAGGGGAAGACCATATCAGATAAGAAAACTTTCAAAGTCTAAAAAAAGACCAAACAGGCCTTATGGTGGATATCTTTGCCACGAATGCGCTCGAAAAATGTTTAAGATCGAGGCAAGGGAAGGA